The following are encoded in a window of Phaseolus vulgaris cultivar G19833 chromosome 3, P. vulgaris v2.0, whole genome shotgun sequence genomic DNA:
- the LOC137807560 gene encoding serine/threonine-protein kinase PBL34-like isoform X2, translated as MKVVSMETEKKCGCWSVLKRGVRATETRYLNASNRELCPPLEARLSSDNPDPPPQETKAACQLLQFSFQELKAATGNFRPDSILGEGGFGYVFKGWIEEDGTSPAKPGSGITVAVKSLKPDGLQGHREWVAEVDFLGQLHHHNLVKLIGYCIEDDQRLLVYEFMTRGSLENHLFRRTVPLPWSNRVKIALGAAKGLAFLHNGPEPVIYRDFKTSNILLDTEYNAKLSDFGLAKAGPQGDKTHVSTRVVGTYGYAAPEYVMTGHLTAKSDVYSFGVVLLEILTGRRSMDKKRPSGEQNLVSWARPYLADKRKLYQLVDPRLELNYSLKGVQKISQLAYSCLSRDPKSRPNMDEVVKALTPLQELNDLAILSYHTRLSQQGRRKKKDGTPHITYTQSKSMRASPLNTSKQHR; from the exons ATGAAAGTTGTGAGCATGGAGACAGAGAAGAAGTGTGGTTGCTGGTCTGTCCTTAAACGCGGTGTTAGAG CAACCGAGACAAGATACCTGAATGCTAGTAATCGAGAACTTTGTCCTCCCCTTGAAGCTCGATTATCTTCTGATAACCCTGATCCCCCACCCCAGGAGACCAAGGCTGCATGCCAGCTTCTTCAATTTTCATTTCAAGAACTTAAAGCTGCAACTGGAAATTTCAGACCTGATAGCATTCTTGGGGAAGGTGGCTTTGGTTATGTTTTCAAAGGATGGATTGAGGAAGATGGAACCTCGCCAGCTAAACCTGGGTCAGGGATTACAGTGGCTGTCAAAAGCTTGAAGCCAGATGGCCTTCAGGGCCATAGAGAATGGGTG GCTGAAGTTGACTTTCTTGGACAGCTTCACCATCATAACCTTGTGAAACTTATCGGTTACTGCATTGAAGATGATCAGCGGCTTCTTGTCTATGAGTTTATGACCCGTGGAAGTCTAGAAAATCATCTATTCAGAA GAACCGTACCCCTCCCGTGGTCCAACAGAGTTAAGATAGCCCTTGGTGCAGCAAAAGGATTGGCCTTCCTCCATAATGGTCCAGAACCAGTCATTTATAGAGATTTTAAGACATCTAACATTTTGCTTGATACG GAGTATAATGCAAAGCTTTCAGATTTTGGTCTAGCAAAAGCAGGACCTCAAGGAGACAAAACACATGTTTCTACCAGAGTAGTTGGAACTTATGGTTATGCTGCTCCAGAATATGTCATGACAG GACACTTGACTGCTAAAAGTGATGTTTATAGCTTTGGAGTTGTGTTACTTGAGATACTAACAGGAAGAAGATCAATGGACAAGAAGCGCCCTAGTGGGGAACAAAATCTTGTTTCTTGGGCTAGGCCATACTTAGCTGACAAGCGAAAGCTCTACCAGCTTGTGGATCCTCGCCTCGAGCTAAATTATTCTCTAAAAGGAGTGCAGAAGATTTCCCAGTTAGCTTATAGTTGCCTCAGTAGAGACCCTAAATCTCGCCCCAACATGGATGAAGTTGTGAAAGCGCTTACTCCATTGCAGGAGCTTAATGACCTTGCAATTTTGTCTTATCACACTCGCTTGTCTCAACAAGGGAGACGGAAGAAGAAAGATGGAACTCCACACATTACATACACACAATCCAAGAGCATGAGGGCCTCTCCCTTGAATACCAGCAAGCAGCATCGATGA
- the LOC137807560 gene encoding serine/threonine-protein kinase PBL34-like isoform X1 produces the protein MKVVSMETEKKCGCWSVLKRGVRGACKPTASRDSANTIPRTSLVYDAATETRYLNASNRELCPPLEARLSSDNPDPPPQETKAACQLLQFSFQELKAATGNFRPDSILGEGGFGYVFKGWIEEDGTSPAKPGSGITVAVKSLKPDGLQGHREWVAEVDFLGQLHHHNLVKLIGYCIEDDQRLLVYEFMTRGSLENHLFRRTVPLPWSNRVKIALGAAKGLAFLHNGPEPVIYRDFKTSNILLDTEYNAKLSDFGLAKAGPQGDKTHVSTRVVGTYGYAAPEYVMTGHLTAKSDVYSFGVVLLEILTGRRSMDKKRPSGEQNLVSWARPYLADKRKLYQLVDPRLELNYSLKGVQKISQLAYSCLSRDPKSRPNMDEVVKALTPLQELNDLAILSYHTRLSQQGRRKKKDGTPHITYTQSKSMRASPLNTSKQHR, from the exons ATGAAAGTTGTGAGCATGGAGACAGAGAAGAAGTGTGGTTGCTGGTCTGTCCTTAAACGCGGTGTTAGAGGTGCGTGCAAACCTACAGCTTCCAGAGACTCTGCTAACACTATCCCTCGTACTAGTCTCGTTTATGATGCAG CAACCGAGACAAGATACCTGAATGCTAGTAATCGAGAACTTTGTCCTCCCCTTGAAGCTCGATTATCTTCTGATAACCCTGATCCCCCACCCCAGGAGACCAAGGCTGCATGCCAGCTTCTTCAATTTTCATTTCAAGAACTTAAAGCTGCAACTGGAAATTTCAGACCTGATAGCATTCTTGGGGAAGGTGGCTTTGGTTATGTTTTCAAAGGATGGATTGAGGAAGATGGAACCTCGCCAGCTAAACCTGGGTCAGGGATTACAGTGGCTGTCAAAAGCTTGAAGCCAGATGGCCTTCAGGGCCATAGAGAATGGGTG GCTGAAGTTGACTTTCTTGGACAGCTTCACCATCATAACCTTGTGAAACTTATCGGTTACTGCATTGAAGATGATCAGCGGCTTCTTGTCTATGAGTTTATGACCCGTGGAAGTCTAGAAAATCATCTATTCAGAA GAACCGTACCCCTCCCGTGGTCCAACAGAGTTAAGATAGCCCTTGGTGCAGCAAAAGGATTGGCCTTCCTCCATAATGGTCCAGAACCAGTCATTTATAGAGATTTTAAGACATCTAACATTTTGCTTGATACG GAGTATAATGCAAAGCTTTCAGATTTTGGTCTAGCAAAAGCAGGACCTCAAGGAGACAAAACACATGTTTCTACCAGAGTAGTTGGAACTTATGGTTATGCTGCTCCAGAATATGTCATGACAG GACACTTGACTGCTAAAAGTGATGTTTATAGCTTTGGAGTTGTGTTACTTGAGATACTAACAGGAAGAAGATCAATGGACAAGAAGCGCCCTAGTGGGGAACAAAATCTTGTTTCTTGGGCTAGGCCATACTTAGCTGACAAGCGAAAGCTCTACCAGCTTGTGGATCCTCGCCTCGAGCTAAATTATTCTCTAAAAGGAGTGCAGAAGATTTCCCAGTTAGCTTATAGTTGCCTCAGTAGAGACCCTAAATCTCGCCCCAACATGGATGAAGTTGTGAAAGCGCTTACTCCATTGCAGGAGCTTAATGACCTTGCAATTTTGTCTTATCACACTCGCTTGTCTCAACAAGGGAGACGGAAGAAGAAAGATGGAACTCCACACATTACATACACACAATCCAAGAGCATGAGGGCCTCTCCCTTGAATACCAGCAAGCAGCATCGATGA